One stretch of Chlamydia abortus DNA includes these proteins:
- a CDS encoding 50S ribosomal protein L25/general stress protein Ctc, which produces MELVVTSRETDKKSLLKKIRQTGGIPAVIYSGGKSLANIVVDAHVFSKFLSSLESGALSSTIFSLSYEGRTIKALVKDIQYHVTSYRVIHLDFEELIEDRDVKLKIPIRCINAVDCVGVKLGGSLRQVIRALRVVCKPKDIVPYLELDVRSLGLSQTRKLSDIQIPAGLRPITPLKEVAVTVSRR; this is translated from the coding sequence ATGGAGCTCGTAGTTACAAGTCGCGAGACTGATAAAAAATCTTTGCTTAAAAAAATTCGTCAAACAGGAGGTATCCCTGCTGTTATTTACTCTGGCGGAAAGAGCCTGGCAAATATTGTTGTTGATGCTCACGTGTTTAGCAAATTTTTATCTAGCCTAGAAAGCGGTGCGCTATCTTCTACAATTTTTTCTTTATCTTACGAAGGTCGTACGATTAAGGCCCTAGTTAAAGATATTCAATATCATGTGACCTCATATAGAGTGATCCACCTAGATTTTGAAGAACTTATAGAAGATCGTGATGTGAAATTAAAGATTCCAATTCGCTGTATTAATGCCGTGGATTGTGTTGGCGTAAAATTAGGCGGATCTTTAAGACAAGTCATCCGTGCTTTACGTGTCGTATGTAAACCTAAAGATATTGTTCCCTACTTAGAATTGGATGTCCGCTCACTAGGATTGTCTCAGACAAGAAAGCTTTCGGATATTCAAATTCCTGCCGGGCTTCGACCTATTACTCCTCTGAAGGAAGTTGCGGTAACAGTATCAAGAAGATAA
- the ispE gene encoding 4-(cytidine 5'-diphospho)-2-C-methyl-D-erythritol kinase, producing the protein MDLFSPAKLNLFLKLHGKTSHGFHEMTTLYQVIDFGDRLSLESSSEDSLICNLPELNTPQNLIWKSIQVFRDYTQIYSPVAWRLYKCIPIGSGIGGGSSNAATALYALNQHFQTQLSNDVLQELGKKIGMDVPLFFSLGSALGIGCGEEILSYDNDHRDERYVLYFSDQPVLTKDAFSYVRPEDFSKREECLSLYARNNDLEQSVFRFRKDLEEKKHMLKRIWSPFNAHVRMSGAGATLFVSYSREIETDPSTAKALHATIHNSQGLLVNSLRKYNGWFEHGDNLLATTRQ; encoded by the coding sequence ATGGATCTTTTCTCTCCAGCAAAACTCAATCTCTTTTTAAAGCTTCACGGCAAAACATCTCATGGCTTTCACGAGATGACTACCCTATATCAAGTCATCGATTTTGGAGATAGACTGAGTTTAGAGAGTAGTAGTGAAGATTCTCTTATTTGTAATCTACCAGAATTAAATACGCCTCAAAATCTCATATGGAAAAGTATCCAGGTTTTCAGAGACTATACCCAAATCTACAGTCCTGTGGCTTGGCGGTTGTATAAGTGTATTCCTATAGGATCTGGTATAGGAGGCGGCAGTAGCAATGCTGCTACAGCGCTCTACGCTTTAAATCAACATTTCCAAACGCAACTATCTAATGATGTTCTGCAAGAATTAGGGAAAAAGATCGGAATGGATGTCCCTCTGTTCTTCTCATTGGGATCGGCTTTAGGCATAGGATGCGGCGAGGAAATCCTTTCCTACGATAATGATCATCGTGATGAAAGGTACGTCCTATATTTCTCAGATCAACCTGTCTTGACTAAAGACGCTTTTTCGTACGTACGCCCCGAAGATTTCTCTAAAAGAGAAGAATGCTTGTCTTTATACGCGAGAAACAATGATTTAGAACAATCCGTGTTTCGTTTTCGCAAGGACCTTGAAGAGAAAAAACACATGCTAAAAAGGATATGGAGTCCTTTTAATGCTCACGTGCGTATGTCTGGAGCCGGGGCAACGCTATTCGTAAGTTATTCCAGGGAAATCGAAACAGATCCCTCCACAGCTAAAGCTCTTCATGCAACGATCCATAATAGCCAAGGTTTACTCGTAAATAGCCTACGCAAATACAATGGATGGTTCGAGCATGGTGATAATCTACTTGCAACAACAAGACAATAA
- the pth gene encoding aminoacyl-tRNA hydrolase — MTSLVVAIGNPGRQYVWTRHNVGFLCVDRLVQQFPGVHFKEAPKLFSDIAKVESSQGSMVFIKPRTYVNLSGKAVLAVKGYYNIATDRILVIADDVNQPFGNVRLRQSAGGGGHKGIKSITQSLGSNDYWQLRLGIGRPQRENVELSDFVLGQFTEEEQIGIQSVFIEASALFSQWCSGTQTA; from the coding sequence ATGACGAGTCTGGTGGTTGCCATAGGGAATCCGGGGCGTCAATATGTATGGACGCGACATAATGTAGGGTTCCTGTGTGTAGATAGGCTAGTTCAACAGTTCCCCGGAGTACATTTTAAAGAAGCTCCGAAATTATTTTCTGATATTGCCAAGGTAGAATCGTCCCAAGGGTCTATGGTTTTTATAAAGCCTAGGACCTATGTTAATTTAAGTGGTAAGGCTGTTTTAGCAGTTAAGGGATATTATAATATTGCAACAGACCGTATTTTAGTTATCGCTGATGATGTGAACCAACCATTCGGTAACGTGCGTCTTCGCCAAAGTGCTGGAGGAGGCGGTCACAAAGGGATAAAAAGTATCACACAAAGCCTAGGTTCGAATGACTATTGGCAGTTGCGTTTGGGTATAGGTCGACCTCAAAGAGAAAATGTAGAGTTGTCGGACTTTGTTCTTGGGCAGTTTACTGAAGAAGAACAGATTGGAATACAATCCGTATTTATCGAGGCCAGTGCGTTATTTTCTCAATGGTGTTCTGGGACTCAAACAGCCTAG
- the pgsA gene encoding CDP-diacylglycerol--glycerol-3-phosphate 3-phosphatidyltransferase, producing the protein MGLPNYLTFSRLFITPIFMLLYLKGKWLGITPVVLPYVLLALLGLSELTDAIDGYIARKFSQVTDLGKLLDPMADSIYRISLYLTFTQPPVNFPLILVFIFLARDSVISTLRTVCAFRGVVLAARASGKLKAILQGVSFLLILLAMIPHSLGMISERELELFASVVGFIVAIYSVCSGAEYFWVNKNHVLQRAKSKANDHNKEL; encoded by the coding sequence GTGGGACTACCTAATTATCTAACTTTTTCCCGGCTATTTATAACACCAATTTTTATGCTCCTCTATCTTAAGGGAAAGTGGCTGGGGATTACCCCTGTGGTTCTTCCCTATGTTTTACTCGCTCTTTTAGGCCTCTCGGAGCTTACCGATGCGATCGATGGCTATATAGCTAGAAAGTTTTCTCAAGTTACTGATTTGGGCAAGCTTCTTGATCCTATGGCCGATAGTATTTATCGCATTTCTCTATATCTCACATTCACTCAACCTCCGGTAAATTTCCCCTTAATTCTCGTGTTCATTTTTCTCGCTAGAGACTCTGTAATTAGTACATTACGTACTGTATGCGCTTTCCGCGGGGTTGTACTGGCCGCTAGAGCGAGTGGGAAATTAAAGGCGATTTTACAGGGTGTAAGCTTTTTATTGATTTTGCTCGCTATGATCCCGCATTCGCTGGGAATGATTTCTGAGAGAGAACTAGAGCTTTTTGCTTCGGTGGTTGGGTTTATAGTAGCTATCTATTCCGTATGTTCAGGAGCCGAGTACTTTTGGGTGAATAAGAATCATGTGCTACAAAGGGCAAAGTCTAAGGCAAACGATCACAACAAGGAATTATAG
- the glgA gene encoding glycogen synthase GlgA produces the protein MKIIQASVECAPFIKAGGLGDVVYSLSKALSIHHDVEILLPFYPLLFPAFSSQVLDEHVFAYNFLGRQNATATSYRYEGMTLTVITLDSQLELFSTSTIYTEDDTLRFSAFSAAAAAYIQKLDKVDVVHMHDWHVGLLAGLLKEPHLPSYPKRIFTIHNFSYRGYCSTQLLGASEISDFGLSNYQLFRDPSTSVLLKGALYCSDYITTVSPSYAQDILNDYSDYEIHDAIMSRRHVFCGILNGIDENIWNPETDPALAVRYGTHLLKSPDVLFTKKEENKIALYEKLGLSLEYSPLMCVISRIVEQKGPEFMKAAILHAMENSYALVIAGTCYDQETQRQFTNLQESLTTSPNIRIILDYNDPLVRLIYGAADMICIPSHFEPCGLTQLIGMRYGTVPLVRSTGGLADTVAAGVNGFTFSHTDNFNDFFHMLSQAVSTYRHEPDVWFQLVEEGMLRPSGLTTMAAHYLGVYNSLL, from the coding sequence ATGAAAATCATACAAGCTTCTGTAGAATGTGCTCCTTTTATTAAAGCTGGTGGGCTGGGAGATGTTGTTTATAGTTTATCGAAAGCCTTATCTATCCACCATGACGTTGAAATCCTACTCCCCTTCTATCCTCTTCTATTCCCTGCGTTTTCTTCTCAAGTGCTTGATGAGCACGTTTTCGCTTATAACTTTTTAGGAAGACAAAATGCGACCGCCACCTCTTATAGATATGAGGGAATGACTCTTACTGTAATTACACTGGACTCACAATTGGAGCTTTTCTCAACGTCGACTATCTACACCGAAGATGACACGCTACGTTTCAGTGCTTTTTCTGCTGCTGCTGCTGCCTATATTCAAAAATTGGATAAAGTGGATGTTGTGCATATGCATGACTGGCACGTAGGACTTTTAGCTGGGCTATTAAAAGAACCTCATCTTCCTAGCTATCCAAAAAGAATTTTTACAATTCACAACTTTAGTTATCGAGGCTACTGCAGTACACAATTGCTTGGAGCATCTGAAATTAGTGATTTCGGGTTAAGCAATTACCAATTATTTAGGGATCCGAGCACGAGTGTCTTACTCAAAGGAGCCTTATATTGTTCTGATTACATTACTACTGTATCTCCTTCATATGCCCAGGATATACTCAATGATTATTCGGATTATGAAATACACGATGCCATCATGTCTCGACGTCATGTTTTCTGTGGTATTTTGAATGGTATAGATGAAAATATTTGGAATCCAGAAACAGATCCGGCTTTAGCTGTACGTTATGGTACGCATTTACTTAAGTCTCCTGATGTCCTATTTACCAAGAAAGAAGAAAACAAAATTGCCCTGTATGAGAAATTAGGGTTGTCTCTTGAATACTCGCCTTTAATGTGTGTGATCTCAAGGATCGTGGAACAAAAAGGTCCTGAGTTTATGAAAGCAGCTATTCTTCATGCTATGGAAAATAGTTATGCTTTAGTCATTGCAGGCACATGCTATGATCAAGAAACTCAAAGACAATTTACCAATTTACAAGAATCTTTAACGACTTCACCGAATATTCGAATTATTTTGGATTATAATGATCCCCTAGTACGCTTGATTTATGGCGCTGCGGATATGATCTGCATTCCTTCACATTTTGAACCTTGTGGACTTACACAGCTGATTGGAATGCGTTATGGAACCGTGCCTCTAGTTCGCTCTACTGGGGGTCTTGCGGATACCGTTGCTGCGGGGGTCAATGGTTTTACTTTTTCCCATACGGATAACTTCAATGACTTCTTTCATATGTTATCCCAAGCAGTTTCTACCTATAGGCACGAACCTGACGTGTGGTTTCAACTTGTTGAAGAGGGGATGTTACGCCCATCAGGACTAACAACCATGGCTGCTCATTACTTAGGGGTCTATAATTCCTTGTTGTGA
- a CDS encoding putative Na+/H+ antiporter — protein MILPQYSSSLKTGAALLFFFSILHTFLTPWLFRQCQLYQHKKMVFPERWKKYLWLSEFYRLVSRVELIFVLWAAPLFLWFLYSEGYRVTMSYFNSRNYVFSLFIVIMLILLESRPIVYFSERVFSNIAKIGKQSPRCWWWTLMIASPLSSALLKETGAMIIAATLLVRNFYKFSPSPRFAYATMGLLFANISIGGLTSALSSRALFIILPSVKWGNSFILKYFCWKAIIVILLSTTIYYLIFRKEFNNFPKVVRNPSMMNERVPKWIICVHIILVGSVILARSVPLLMAAILIFYLGFQKFTIFYQHAINLSKVCFVGLFYAGLVIFGELQEWWVLELMHRMSDFGYMITSYTLSIFLDNALVNYLVHNLPVATDCFLYLVIAGCMSAGGLTIVSNMPNIVGYLILRPSFSSSSLSLGWLFLFALGPSIISLITFWFLRDIPEFVYCFFR, from the coding sequence ATGATTTTACCTCAGTATTCTTCGTCGTTGAAGACAGGAGCCGCTCTGCTTTTTTTCTTCTCTATATTGCATACATTTCTTACGCCTTGGTTGTTCAGACAATGTCAACTTTATCAGCATAAAAAAATGGTATTCCCAGAAAGGTGGAAGAAATACCTTTGGCTGAGTGAATTTTACCGATTAGTGAGTAGAGTAGAGCTTATTTTCGTTCTCTGGGCAGCTCCACTATTTTTATGGTTTCTCTATTCCGAAGGGTATAGAGTCACTATGAGTTATTTCAATAGCAGGAATTACGTATTTTCCCTGTTTATTGTGATTATGCTCATTCTTCTCGAGTCCCGACCTATCGTATACTTCTCAGAACGTGTTTTCTCAAACATTGCAAAAATAGGTAAGCAATCCCCACGGTGTTGGTGGTGGACTTTAATGATTGCCTCACCGTTGTCTTCTGCCCTTCTGAAAGAGACGGGAGCGATGATTATTGCTGCGACTTTGCTAGTTAGGAATTTTTACAAGTTTTCTCCATCTCCACGTTTTGCTTATGCAACAATGGGATTGTTATTTGCTAACATCTCTATCGGAGGATTAACTTCAGCATTATCTTCTAGAGCTTTGTTTATTATTTTACCCTCAGTGAAATGGGGAAATAGCTTTATTCTAAAATATTTCTGTTGGAAAGCGATCATCGTTATCCTATTGTCGACAACGATCTACTATCTCATTTTCAGAAAGGAATTTAATAACTTCCCTAAGGTCGTGAGAAATCCCTCTATGATGAATGAACGTGTGCCCAAATGGATTATTTGTGTGCATATCATCCTTGTGGGCTCTGTTATTCTCGCCAGATCCGTGCCACTGCTAATGGCAGCTATCTTAATCTTCTATTTGGGATTCCAGAAATTTACCATTTTCTATCAACATGCGATCAACCTTTCTAAGGTATGCTTCGTAGGATTGTTTTATGCAGGTCTGGTGATTTTTGGAGAGCTCCAAGAGTGGTGGGTGTTAGAGCTCATGCATAGAATGTCAGATTTCGGTTATATGATCACTTCATATACCTTATCCATATTCTTAGATAATGCCTTAGTGAATTACCTTGTCCACAATCTTCCCGTGGCTACAGATTGTTTCCTGTACCTCGTGATCGCTGGATGCATGTCTGCAGGCGGATTGACGATTGTTTCTAATATGCCAAATATCGTGGGCTATCTTATTCTACGACCTTCATTTTCATCGTCATCATTATCTTTAGGGTGGCTATTCCTATTTGCCCTAGGACCGTCTATTATTTCTTTAATCACTTTCTGGTTTTTAAGAGATATTCCTGAATTTGTATATTGTTTCTTTAGATAA
- the rpsR gene encoding 30S ribosomal protein S18, producing MNKPVHNNEHRRKRFNKKCPFVSAGWKTIDYKDTETLKKFITEKGKILPRRITGVSSRFQGILTLAIKRARHIGFLPFVGED from the coding sequence ATGAATAAGCCTGTTCATAATAATGAACACAGAAGGAAGCGTTTTAATAAGAAATGCCCTTTTGTTTCCGCAGGTTGGAAAACAATCGATTACAAAGATACGGAAACTTTAAAAAAATTTATCACGGAAAAAGGTAAGATCTTACCTAGAAGAATTACAGGTGTCTCTTCCCGCTTTCAAGGTATTCTTACCCTAGCTATTAAGAGAGCGCGTCATATAGGGTTTCTACCTTTTGTAGGAGAAGATTAA
- the rplI gene encoding 50S ribosomal protein L9: MKQQLLLLEDVEGLGRSGDIVTARPGYVRNYLLPKQKAVIAGAGTLRLQAKLKEERLLRAAADREESEKLAQILKDIVLEFQVRVDPDNNMYGSVTVSDIIAEAAKKNIVLTRKNFPHAHYAIKNLGKKSVPLKLKEDVTATLIVEVSSESSYVAVLNPQPSQEQTAAEELN, translated from the coding sequence ATGAAACAACAACTACTTTTACTAGAGGATGTTGAGGGTTTAGGCCGTAGTGGCGATATTGTAACTGCACGTCCTGGATATGTTCGTAACTATCTTCTGCCTAAACAGAAAGCTGTTATAGCAGGAGCTGGAACCTTAAGGTTGCAGGCTAAATTGAAAGAAGAACGATTGCTCCGTGCAGCGGCAGATAGAGAAGAATCTGAAAAATTAGCACAAATTCTTAAAGATATCGTTCTTGAGTTTCAGGTCCGTGTAGATCCAGATAACAATATGTATGGTTCCGTCACAGTAAGTGATATTATTGCCGAGGCAGCTAAGAAAAATATTGTTCTTACACGTAAGAATTTCCCTCACGCTCATTACGCGATTAAAAATCTTGGAAAGAAAAGTGTGCCTTTAAAACTAAAAGAAGACGTAACTGCCACTTTAATAGTTGAAGTGTCTTCTGAGAGTTCGTATGTTGCCGTTCTTAATCCTCAACCGTCTCAAGAACAGACAGCTGCTGAAGAATTAAATTAG
- the rbp7 gene encoding reticulate body protein Rbp-7 — protein MTHTITLLTTDNNTEELKQALERITTAYSCVFGSSHEQENADQNYEVCQAESTLSVEANKIVSVAEGALLSCCCK, from the coding sequence ATGACACATACAATTACACTATTGACTACTGACAACAATACTGAAGAGCTTAAACAAGCGCTTGAAAGGATTACCACAGCTTATTCATGTGTTTTTGGATCTTCACATGAACAAGAAAATGCTGATCAAAATTACGAAGTTTGCCAAGCGGAAAGCACTCTTTCTGTTGAGGCCAATAAAATAGTTTCCGTTGCTGAAGGCGCCTTATTGTCTTGTTGTTGCAAGTAG
- the rpsF gene encoding 30S ribosomal protein S6 produces MKEKTTQLYEGAYVFSVTLSEEARRKALEKVTSGITNYGGEILKIHDQGRKKLAYTIRGAREGYYYLIYFTVVPGVIAELWKEYHLNEDLLRFLTLKTDAVKEVLEFASLPE; encoded by the coding sequence ATGAAAGAAAAAACAACCCAACTGTACGAAGGGGCGTATGTGTTTAGTGTGACTCTCAGTGAGGAAGCTAGACGCAAGGCTTTGGAGAAGGTAACTTCAGGCATCACAAATTATGGTGGAGAAATTCTAAAAATTCATGACCAAGGACGCAAAAAATTAGCGTATACTATTCGTGGAGCTAGAGAAGGTTACTACTATCTTATTTATTTTACAGTAGTTCCCGGAGTGATAGCCGAGTTATGGAAAGAGTATCATCTCAATGAAGATCTTCTCAGATTCTTAACCCTTAAAACTGATGCAGTCAAAGAAGTTTTAGAATTCGCATCATTACCAGAATAA
- a CDS encoding insulinase family protein — MKWKALFVTLLISIAVTSCKQSSKILPDHCPLKVCTPSIANQRTAKIICPNGLQLLIISHPGISNSGAALAVKTGNSSDPQDFPGLAHLTEHCVFLGNAKYPDTDGFSHFLSNNNGVYNAYTSSYTTRFLFSIKNSAFIEAIDQFVHLFIHPLFRQEDIDREKHAVHQEFSMHLNQDLRRVHRIQQLIAPKGHPLQRFVCGNASTLAQVQAQDMHQWFHQHYHPENMIAVIHTAETLEKAIKIFPKIFAQIPSKKNPRHPTLSSVDDYLSSGKLYINAAVEPTASMQVYWHLYTTSQAPIGCYAALSYILKHEATDSLVYLLKKEKLITELDSGFYKTSDNTVNFTIYYQLTEKGEREYSRVLLHTFAYLHQIQKQGIPEHCLKDITTMNTLEYCYSSNTNLFTTLWEQISDLIDEDITTYPYHSLVYPEYSSEEEHSILKTLSDPSQARYVLSTNHPAHWQEALQHHDRIFDMVYYEKSLPDLQAYQEADAQGRMALPQPNMYIPKNIEVANVSKTDMEGFPFLPRLAYQDQGLTFYYCEDNFYTTPKLTINLRIRSPKISRKNLRSLIAIDLCSLAINETLVKQYYLAAQAGLSFSTSLRGDGLNLEITGYTTTIPILLKSILSSFTPSIDKDKFDMQKQQLLEIYQRKISECPIRAGVDQLWSYTLHDVYSYQDKLASLKTMDFEEVDNFVKNLFDRLHVDTLVLGPPSQQQEQELISIVKDFVSCYPQYDAGCFYYQRQEQEISDINIDYPLLGNAMLLVLQDRHSSSMDHVVATEMMFTWLHHIAFSHLRTEQQLGYVVGASYHEPLLCPSGILYIRSNAYTPQELVMKTKAFIQNVAASVEDFGMSESYFSDLKDAYIKNITHPTCTLESMGSTLFSLAFEKASVRFSLPNEKIAAAKNMNYADFKVYCQEFLNQKLGSEIPVYIHGKES, encoded by the coding sequence ATGAAGTGGAAGGCACTATTCGTTACTTTACTTATATCTATAGCAGTAACGTCATGCAAACAATCTTCCAAGATCCTTCCTGATCATTGTCCCCTAAAAGTTTGTACCCCTTCCATAGCCAATCAAAGAACAGCAAAAATCATCTGTCCCAACGGACTGCAGTTGCTCATCATTTCCCATCCAGGGATTTCTAACTCAGGAGCTGCTTTAGCAGTGAAAACGGGGAACTCCTCAGATCCACAGGATTTTCCTGGGCTAGCACATTTAACTGAGCACTGTGTCTTTCTAGGAAATGCCAAATATCCTGATACCGACGGGTTTTCTCATTTCCTAAGTAACAACAATGGCGTATACAACGCCTATACGAGTTCCTATACAACACGCTTCCTATTTTCTATAAAAAACTCAGCATTTATTGAAGCGATTGATCAATTTGTGCATTTATTTATCCACCCTCTTTTCCGTCAGGAGGATATTGACAGAGAGAAACATGCCGTACACCAGGAATTTTCCATGCATCTCAATCAGGATCTTCGTCGTGTACACCGCATTCAACAACTTATTGCGCCTAAAGGACATCCTCTACAAAGATTTGTGTGTGGCAATGCTTCCACGTTAGCGCAAGTTCAAGCTCAGGACATGCATCAATGGTTTCATCAGCATTATCACCCTGAAAATATGATAGCAGTCATCCACACAGCAGAAACTCTAGAAAAGGCTATCAAAATCTTTCCCAAAATTTTTGCGCAAATTCCTTCTAAGAAAAATCCTCGACATCCCACGTTATCTTCTGTTGATGACTATCTCTCATCGGGGAAACTTTACATAAATGCTGCGGTGGAGCCTACAGCAAGTATGCAGGTCTACTGGCATCTCTATACTACCTCTCAAGCTCCCATAGGCTGTTATGCCGCCCTTTCCTATATCTTAAAGCACGAAGCAACTGATAGTCTTGTCTATCTATTAAAAAAGGAAAAACTCATTACAGAGTTGGATTCTGGATTTTATAAAACCTCAGACAATACAGTGAATTTCACAATATACTATCAGCTCACGGAGAAAGGAGAACGAGAATACTCTAGGGTACTACTCCACACTTTTGCCTACTTACATCAAATCCAAAAGCAGGGTATTCCTGAACACTGTCTAAAAGACATAACTACTATGAATACTCTAGAGTATTGCTATAGCTCGAACACTAATCTTTTCACAACTCTTTGGGAACAAATCTCCGATCTTATTGACGAAGATATAACCACATATCCCTATCACTCTCTTGTTTATCCCGAATATTCCTCTGAAGAAGAGCACAGCATTTTAAAAACGCTTTCAGACCCTAGCCAAGCACGTTATGTGTTATCAACAAACCATCCTGCACATTGGCAAGAAGCCCTACAACACCATGATAGGATTTTTGATATGGTCTATTATGAAAAATCCTTACCGGATCTACAAGCCTATCAAGAAGCGGATGCACAAGGGCGTATGGCTTTGCCGCAACCGAACATGTATATTCCGAAAAATATTGAAGTTGCAAACGTATCTAAAACAGATATGGAAGGATTTCCTTTCTTACCTAGATTAGCTTATCAAGATCAGGGTCTTACCTTCTACTATTGCGAGGACAACTTTTATACCACACCTAAGCTCACGATAAATTTACGAATACGCTCTCCCAAGATTTCCAGAAAGAATCTCCGCTCTTTAATCGCGATAGATTTATGTTCTCTTGCTATTAACGAAACTCTTGTTAAACAATACTACCTAGCAGCTCAAGCTGGTCTGTCTTTCTCTACTTCTTTACGTGGAGACGGGTTGAATTTAGAAATTACTGGGTACACGACTACGATCCCTATCTTACTGAAGTCTATTTTATCTTCTTTCACACCTTCTATAGATAAAGACAAGTTTGATATGCAGAAGCAACAACTTCTAGAAATATATCAGAGGAAGATTTCAGAATGCCCTATACGTGCTGGGGTGGATCAACTGTGGTCTTATACACTTCACGATGTGTACTCTTATCAAGACAAGCTTGCCTCTCTAAAAACCATGGATTTTGAAGAGGTAGACAACTTTGTAAAAAATCTATTTGACCGACTACATGTTGATACTTTAGTTCTTGGGCCGCCATCACAACAACAAGAACAGGAACTCATATCTATAGTTAAGGATTTTGTTTCTTGCTATCCACAATATGATGCTGGCTGTTTTTACTATCAAAGGCAGGAGCAAGAAATCTCTGATATAAACATAGATTATCCTTTGTTAGGCAACGCTATGTTGTTAGTTCTTCAAGATAGACATTCCTCTTCCATGGATCATGTCGTTGCTACAGAAATGATGTTTACATGGCTACATCACATAGCCTTCTCTCATTTACGTACAGAACAACAATTAGGTTACGTTGTAGGGGCGTCTTACCACGAACCTCTACTATGCCCTTCAGGGATACTGTACATCCGTTCTAATGCTTATACTCCTCAAGAATTGGTCATGAAAACAAAGGCGTTCATCCAAAATGTTGCTGCCTCTGTGGAAGACTTTGGTATGTCAGAGTCATATTTTTCTGATTTAAAAGATGCCTATATAAAAAATATCACTCATCCTACCTGTACGTTAGAATCTATGGGGTCGACATTATTTTCGTTAGCCTTTGAAAAAGCGTCTGTACGATTTTCCCTACCTAACGAAAAAATTGCTGCTGCTAAAAATATGAACTACGCGGATTTTAAGGTTTACTGCCAGGAATTTCTCAATCAGAAATTAGGATCAGAAATTCCTGTATATATTCATGGAAAAGAGAGTTAG